In the genome of Chryseobacterium phocaeense, the window AAGGATTTCACAGATTTAAGATCAAAAAGATCGTAGAAAAGCAGCCTTATTTTAAAGCGGAGATCACAAAACTGAAGGATTCCCAGCCAAAGAACAAGGAAGAATATGAAGCCTTGCTTGACAACGTTAAGGATCTGGCTTTAAAGATCATTGAACTTGACCCGAATATTCCAAACGCAGCCAATTTTGCGATTAAGAATATCAGCAACAATGATGATCTCCTGAACTTCATCTGCACCAACGCTAATTTTCCTTCTACCGAAAAACAAAAGCTGCTGGAGGAAAAAAGCCTGATAGAAAGGGCCAATAAATGCTACGAAATGATGCACGAAGATTTCAGAAAGCTGGAATTAAGAAACCAGATCCATCAGAAAACTTCAAAAGATTTAGATAAGCAGCAAAGAGAATATTTCCTGAATCAGCAGATCAGAACCATTCAGGATGAGCTGGGAGGCGGTCCGGAAAGCGATGTGGAAGACCTCATCAACAAAGCAAAAGCAAAAAAATGGAATCAGGAGGTGGAAGAGCATTTCCAGAAGGAAATCAACAGACTGCAACGCCAGAATCCGAATGCTCCTGATTATAACGTACAGAGAAATTATCTTGATTTCTTTACCGATCTTCCATGGGAAAGGTATACGAAAGATGTTTTTGATATTGCCAAAGCCGAGAAAACTTTAGATAAGGCCCACTTCGGTCTGGAAGATATTAAAAAAAGAATCCTTGAACACATGGCTGTTTTAAAATTAAAAAACAACATGAAATCCCCTATCCTTTTATTGGTAGGACCTCCGGGAGTAGGAAAAACCTCCTTAGGAAAATCCGTTGCTGATGCTTTAGGAAGAAAATACGTAAGATTATCTCTGGGCGGGCTTCATGACGAAAGTGAAATCCGCGGCCACAGAAAGACCTACATTGGGGCTATGGCAGGAAGAATCCTGCAGTCTATCAAGAAATCGGGCACTTCCAACCCGGTGATTGTTCTGGACGAAATTGATAAGATCGGACAAGGCCTGCACGGAGATCCAAGCTCTGCACTCCTGGAAGTTCTTGATCCTGAACAGAATAAATCTTTCTATGATAATTTCCTGGAAATGGGCTATGATTTATCAAAAGTGATGTTTATAGCTACTGCCAATTCCCTTTCTACGATCCAGACTCCGCTTTTAGACCGGACGGAAATCATCCAGATCGCCGGATATACCATGGAGGAAAAGACGGAAATTGCAAAAAGACACTTAATTAAAAAGCAACAGGAAGAAAACGGTCTGGATCCGAAATCATTCAAACTGGGGAATCCTGAACTTAAGCATATTATTGAAGCCCATACTTCTGAAAGTGGGGTAAGAACCCTGGAGAAAAGAATTGCTGCCATTGCGAGATGGGTTGCCTTGCAAACGGCTTTGGTGAAGGAATACAATCCAAAAATCACTATTGAAAAAGTAGACGAAATACTGGGAGTTCCAAGACCTAAAAGTCTATCAGAGATCACCGGAGTTCCGGGAGTTGTGACAGGTCTTGCCTGGACAAGTGTAGGGGGAGACATCTTATACATTGAAAGTATTTTAAGCAACGGAAAAGGAGGCCTTACCATGACCGGAAACCTTGGAACCGTTATGAAAGAATCGGCTACCATAGCTCTGGAATATATCAAAGCCAGACATGATGACCTTGGAATCCCGCAGGAAGATCTGGATAAGAAAAACATCCACGTTCACGTTCCGGAAGGTGCAACACCTAAGGACGGACCATCTGCCGGTATTGCCATGCTTACTTCCATGGTTTCTTCGTTCAAAAATAAAAAAGTAAAACCTCATCTTGCGATGACCGGTGAAATCACTTTAAGAGGAAAAGTGCTTCCTGTAGGCGGAATCAAAGAAAAACTGCTTGCCGCGACGAGAGCAGGAATAAAAGAAGTGATCTTATGTGAAGCGAACAGAAAGGATGTAGAAGAAATTAAAAAAGATTATCTGAAAAACCTGACGGTACATTATGTGAACAGGATGGAGGAAGTCATAGAATTTGCTATTGAAAAATAATTCATAACATATCAACTCTCAATAAGGAAACGCGTCTCAGATTATATTTGAGATGCGTTTTTTATTAACCACAAAAGACATAAAAGATTTAAACACTTTAGTTATTTTCAAGTTAAATAAATTACGTACAGAAGTGCACTTAAGTTTTATAAAAAATCAAAGATTTTTTATAAGTCCATTTTCTAAATCAGCTGTATCTGCAAAATCAGCGTACGATAAAACAATAAAACTCAAGGGAAAGTTATACCCTGGAGAGATCGGTTCAATTATGGGAAAGACATACCACACCGCCCTGTTGATGTGCTTTTTTACCAAAAGAATTGTGTTAATTAAACTAAAACGGACACGTAATTAGATGTGTTTTCTTATTTTTATGCAACAGATTTGAAAAATTATGAACTTTCTTAGACTCCCTTTTATCGTTAATCTCACTCTGGTTGTTATATCCATTATTGGCCTTGGCTACCTCTTAGCACTCGGACAGAGTATATTGGCTCCTTTTTTTCTGGCTTTTTTAATGGCTATGCTTTTTCTTCCGGTTGCTACATTCATGGAAAGAAAACTAAGGTTTCCAAGGTCGGTATCTACCATGGCTTCTGTTTTCGTTATGCTGGCTATTTTATCAGGACTTATCTATTTTTTCGGGTCGCAGCTCTCTGATTTCAGCAAAGACCTTCCTCATCTGCGGGAACAGATGACCACAGTTTTCAATAACCTGCAGCACTGGATTTCAAAGACGTTCAATGTAAAGATTGATGAACAGCTGGATTATATTAATCAGGGACTTAACAAGCTGCTTTCTTCTTCCGGCGTGATCCTTGGCTTTACTTTCGGAATATTTTCAAGCGGATTTGGTTTTATTGTATTTTTCACCCTGTTTTTTATCTTTATTTTAAACTACAGAAGAATTCTCAATAATTTTATCGTTACTGTTTTTAACGAAAAACATAAAGCAAGCGTACAGGAAGTGGTTACCGAGATCAGGGTAATGACCAAGAAGTACATAATCGGGCTTTGTCTGCAGGTCTTAATCGTATCAATCCTGACGTCAATCCTTCTTACAATTTTAGGCATTAAATATGCTATCCTTCTGGCTGTATTAACTGGCTTACTAAATGTTATTCCGTACCTGGGAATCTGTATTTCTCTTTTAATCTCATGTTTTATCGCTTTTGCAACCGGCACCCCTTCCACCTGTGTTTATGTAGCGATAGGATATATTGCTGTACATATTATTGATGGAAATATTGTTCTTCCTTTCGTAGTGGGTTCAAAAGTAAAGATCAATGCCTTATTTTCTTTTATCGGAATTATTTTAGGAGAACATCTTTGGGGAATTGCAGGAATGTTCCTCTGCATTCCGGCTATTGCGATTATTAAAATTATTTTCGAAAGGGTAGATGGATTAAAACCCTGGGGAAAACTGCTCGGTGAAGAAGAGAAACCAAACAAGAAGAAAAAGAGCTATAAAATTTCGAAGAATATTACACTGAAAGAAATGGATTAAAACATAAGTAATTGGTAATGGGCAATGAGTAATATAAATTGATTCATACCAGTAAAGTTATTAGTTATTAGTTATTACTCATAAAAAAAATCTGCCTCAGATGAGGCAGATTTTTTATAATGCGCAGAATGGGCTCATTCCACTTGGGCAAAGCTGATCGCATGGAATATAAGACTGATTGTCCGGACAGTATCCTAAATCCGTTCCCGGATTCGTTCCTCCTCCACCCCCGCCTAAACATGGGTCTCCCGGCGGTATTTTACAAGGACAGCCTACCGGTCCGATATCACAGATAGGTGGTTTTCCACCTCCATTGATTTTTTTTAAATGCTCACGATCTAATTTTTGAAGTTTTTTCAACATAATACGATAGTTTAGTTTTGATTTGCAGAACAAATATACCAAATGAAACCATAAATTATTCCACACACAGGGAAAAACCAAAAACATTAACAAATTTTAATAAAAACAGAGCTTTGAATATCATTTTTGTTTTACATTTGATATAAAATCATCAAACATGAAAATCGTAAAGTTTATTCTATGCCTTTTATTCGGATTGGTTTTTATCAATGCCGGACTTGACAAATTTCTTCATTATTCACCAATGCCGAAGCTAACTGCAGAACAGGTGAAAATCTTTGCAGCATTCGGTGAAATTGGCTGGCTGATCCCTTTAGTGGGTATTGTAGAAATTATCGGAGGACT includes:
- the lon gene encoding endopeptidase La; translated protein: MTEFEDISLEEMIGDGFDIVAEEINLSDFSETDKNSEQKIFPILPVRNMVMFPNVVIPITAGRKASIQLLEEAQKNGDFIGIVSQKNSDIEQPAEKDMYQTGTLAKIIKIIKLPEGNITAITKGFHRFKIKKIVEKQPYFKAEITKLKDSQPKNKEEYEALLDNVKDLALKIIELDPNIPNAANFAIKNISNNDDLLNFICTNANFPSTEKQKLLEEKSLIERANKCYEMMHEDFRKLELRNQIHQKTSKDLDKQQREYFLNQQIRTIQDELGGGPESDVEDLINKAKAKKWNQEVEEHFQKEINRLQRQNPNAPDYNVQRNYLDFFTDLPWERYTKDVFDIAKAEKTLDKAHFGLEDIKKRILEHMAVLKLKNNMKSPILLLVGPPGVGKTSLGKSVADALGRKYVRLSLGGLHDESEIRGHRKTYIGAMAGRILQSIKKSGTSNPVIVLDEIDKIGQGLHGDPSSALLEVLDPEQNKSFYDNFLEMGYDLSKVMFIATANSLSTIQTPLLDRTEIIQIAGYTMEEKTEIAKRHLIKKQQEENGLDPKSFKLGNPELKHIIEAHTSESGVRTLEKRIAAIARWVALQTALVKEYNPKITIEKVDEILGVPRPKSLSEITGVPGVVTGLAWTSVGGDILYIESILSNGKGGLTMTGNLGTVMKESATIALEYIKARHDDLGIPQEDLDKKNIHVHVPEGATPKDGPSAGIAMLTSMVSSFKNKKVKPHLAMTGEITLRGKVLPVGGIKEKLLAATRAGIKEVILCEANRKDVEEIKKDYLKNLTVHYVNRMEEVIEFAIEK
- a CDS encoding AI-2E family transporter, coding for MNFLRLPFIVNLTLVVISIIGLGYLLALGQSILAPFFLAFLMAMLFLPVATFMERKLRFPRSVSTMASVFVMLAILSGLIYFFGSQLSDFSKDLPHLREQMTTVFNNLQHWISKTFNVKIDEQLDYINQGLNKLLSSSGVILGFTFGIFSSGFGFIVFFTLFFIFILNYRRILNNFIVTVFNEKHKASVQEVVTEIRVMTKKYIIGLCLQVLIVSILTSILLTILGIKYAILLAVLTGLLNVIPYLGICISLLISCFIAFATGTPSTCVYVAIGYIAVHIIDGNIVLPFVVGSKVKINALFSFIGIILGEHLWGIAGMFLCIPAIAIIKIIFERVDGLKPWGKLLGEEEKPNKKKKSYKISKNITLKEMD
- a CDS encoding DoxX family protein, which produces MKIVKFILCLLFGLVFINAGLDKFLHYSPMPKLTAEQVKIFAAFGEIGWLIPLVGIVEIIGGLLFIIPKTRALGAIIILPVMVGILIHNVYRDPNQMGIIMAVVMFLINIWMIIDNREKYKALIS